A window from Methylococcus mesophilus encodes these proteins:
- a CDS encoding UDP-N-acetylmuramoyl-tripeptide--D-alanyl-D-alanine ligase, which yields MNLSELAKRIPDAILSGDAETGFDGVSTDTRAIRPGSLFFALRGERFDAHDFIPDAVDQGVAALVVERRIDTKVPQIVVPDSRRALGAAAAAWRAQFDIPLIAVAGSNGKTTVTQMIASILAAAFGGEHRLATRGNLNNEVGLPLMLFELTAGHRIAVLELGMNHPGEIAYLASLARPTVALVTNAQREHQEFMASVEATAHENGSVIAALPAGGTAVFPADDACAGIWRELAGTRRVMDFARAGKASVTGKFSAGAGSTEVSITTPAGAWQTALPLAGEHNVHNALAATAAALAAGAPPAAIQQGLASFRPVAGRGVHLQTRTGARLIDDTYNANPDSVRAAIDLLAGFPSPRILALGDMGEVGPQGPEFHREIGQYARMRDIDTLLGLGDLCSEAVRAFGENRGRHFGCMDQLIEALASTDRSDATLLVKGSRFMRMERAVKALAKPE from the coding sequence ATGAATTTGAGCGAGCTCGCAAAGCGCATTCCTGACGCAATACTAAGCGGCGATGCCGAGACCGGCTTCGATGGCGTATCGACCGACACCCGTGCCATCCGGCCCGGCTCGCTGTTCTTTGCCCTGCGGGGAGAACGCTTCGACGCCCATGACTTCATCCCCGATGCAGTGGATCAAGGCGTGGCGGCACTGGTCGTGGAACGGCGGATCGACACCAAAGTGCCGCAGATCGTCGTCCCGGACAGTCGGAGGGCGCTGGGTGCCGCCGCCGCCGCCTGGCGGGCGCAGTTCGACATCCCGCTGATCGCCGTCGCCGGCAGTAACGGCAAGACCACCGTCACCCAGATGATCGCAAGCATTCTGGCGGCCGCTTTCGGCGGGGAGCACCGCTTGGCGACGCGCGGCAACCTCAACAACGAAGTCGGACTGCCGCTGATGCTGTTCGAACTGACCGCTGGCCACCGGATTGCGGTGCTCGAGCTCGGCATGAATCATCCCGGGGAAATCGCCTACCTCGCGAGTCTCGCCCGGCCCACCGTGGCGCTGGTGACCAACGCCCAGCGCGAACACCAGGAATTCATGGCCAGCGTGGAGGCCACGGCTCACGAGAACGGGTCGGTAATCGCGGCGCTGCCGGCCGGCGGCACCGCCGTATTCCCGGCGGACGATGCCTGTGCGGGCATCTGGCGGGAACTGGCGGGAACTCGCCGGGTGATGGACTTCGCGCGCGCCGGAAAGGCGTCGGTCACCGGGAAGTTCAGCGCCGGCGCTGGCAGCACCGAAGTTTCGATCACGACTCCCGCCGGCGCCTGGCAAACCGCGCTCCCGCTCGCCGGCGAGCACAACGTCCACAATGCGCTGGCAGCGACGGCGGCTGCGTTGGCAGCCGGCGCACCTCCAGCGGCCATCCAGCAAGGCCTGGCATCCTTCCGGCCCGTCGCCGGCCGCGGCGTCCACCTGCAGACACGGACCGGCGCGAGGCTGATCGACGACACCTACAATGCCAATCCCGATTCCGTGCGGGCGGCGATCGACCTGCTCGCCGGCTTTCCATCACCCCGCATCCTGGCGCTTGGCGACATGGGGGAGGTCGGCCCGCAAGGCCCCGAGTTCCACCGCGAGATAGGCCAGTATGCGCGAATGCGCGACATCGACACTCTGCTCGGTCTGGGCGACCTGTGCTCCGAGGCGGTCCGGGCGTTCGGCGAGAACCGCGGCCGCCACTTCGGTTGCATGGACCAGCTCATCGAGGCGCTGGCGTCCACCGACCGTTCCGATGCCACGCTGCTGGTCAAAGGCTCCCGC